Below is a genomic region from Actinomadura rubteroloni.
GCGCGGCCACGAGGGCGTCCTGTTCGGGGACGCCGCCGCGCCGCAGGATCTCGCGGAGTGAGGCGGCCGTCTCGGTCAGCGCGGCCGGGTTGCGGCGCGTCACGACGAGCGGGAGGACGCCGGCGTGTTCCAGGAGGCGTTCGCGGTAGGCGGCGGCCCAGCGGCGCAGCGCGTCGCGCCAGGCCGCGGCGTCGGCGGGGGGCGGGGCGGGGGCCGCCGCGACGTGCGTGACGAGCGCGTCCAGGAGTTGTTCCTTGCCGCGGGGCAGATGGTGGTAGATCGCCATCGCCTCGACCTCCAGCGCGTCGCCGAGGCGGCGCATGGTGAGGCGGGCGAGGCCCTGGCCGTCCACGATCCGCAGCGCGGCGTCGATGATCCGGTCGATGGACAGCGGCGGACGGTGCTGGGCGTTGACGCTGGGCTGGCGGACCATGCGGCGCCTGCCTTTCCTGGCCGGGGTCGTCGTCTCCAGCGTAACCTTACTGCGTAAAGGGCGCGGCTT
It encodes:
- a CDS encoding TetR/AcrR family transcriptional regulator produces the protein MVRQPSVNAQHRPPLSIDRIIDAALRIVDGQGLARLTMRRLGDALEVEAMAIYHHLPRGKEQLLDALVTHVAAAPAPPPADAAAWRDALRRWAAAYRERLLEHAGVLPLVVTRRNPAALTETAASLREILRRGGVPEQDALVAAHTLLGYVIGHAALEARGTPRAGEGDPDPAWRHRFDAGLNLVLNAI